The Paraburkholderia caffeinilytica genome segment GTACCCGCGCCGCGGTTCCTATACGATTGCGTTTCTGACCGGCATTCCGGGTGGCGACGTGGTCAACCACCTGAAAGAAGATTACGTCAGCGTATATGTGCCGACTACGCCGAACCCAACGTCCGGCTTCTTCCTGATGGTGCCCAAGAGCGAAGTGATCGAACTCGACATGACAGTCGACGCCGCGCTCAAGTACATCGTCTCGATGGGCGTCGTGGCGCCGTCCGCGCCTCCGGCGCTCGTGCGCCGCACGACAGTCGAGCCTCCGCTGTAATGCCGGCGCGCAGCGTTTATCGCCGCGCGCCGTCCAACCAATGCAAAACGAAAGACAAACATCATGTCGATGAGATCTGAATACTGCGGTCTGGTGACCGAAGAACTGCTGGGCCAACCCGTCTCGCTGTGCGGTTGGGTAAGCCGCCGCCGCGACCATGGTGGCGTCATCTTCATCGACTTGCGCGACCGCGAAGGCCTCGTTCAGGTCGTCTGCGATCCGGATCGCGCGGAGATGTTCAAGACGGCCGAAGGCGTCCGCAACGAATTCTGCCTGCAGATCAAGGGCGTGGTTCGCGCCCGCCCGGAAGGCACGACGAACGCCTCGCTGAAGAGCGGCAAGATCGAAGTGCTGTGCCACGAGCTGATCGTGCTGAACGCGTCGATCACGCCGCCGTTCCAGCTCGACGACGACAACCTGTCCGAAACCACGCGCCTGACGCATCGTGTGCTCGACCTGCGCCGTCCGCAGATGCAGCACAACCTGCGTCTGCGTTACCGCGTCGCGATCGAAGTGCGCAAGTATCTGGACTCGCTGGGCTTCATCGACATCGAAACGCCGATGCTCACCAAGAGCACGCCGGAAGGCGCGCGCGACTACCTGGTGCCGTCACGCACCAACCCGGGCCAGTTCTTCGCGCTGCCGCAATCGCCGCAACTGTTCAAGCAGTTGCTGATGGTCGCCAACTTCGATCGCTACTATCAGATCGTCAAGTGCTTCCGCGACGAAGACCTGCGCGCCGACCGTCAGCCGGAATTCACGCAGATCGACTGTGAAACCTCGTTCCTGTCGGAACAGGAAATCCGCGATCTGTTCGAAGCGATGATCCGTCACGTGTTCAAGGAAACGATCGGCGTCGAACTGGCCGAAAAATTCCCGGTCATGGAATATTCGGAAGCGATGCGCCGCTTCGGTTCGGACAAGCCGGACCTGCGCGTGAAGCTCGAATTCACCGACCTGACGGACGCGGTCAAAGACGTCGACTTCAAGGTGTTCAGCACGCCGGCCAACACGAAAGACGGTCGCGTCGCGGCGATTCGCGTGCCGAAGGGCGGCGAGCTCACGCGTGGCGACATCGACAGCTATACGGAATTCGTGCGCATCTATGGCGCGAAGGGCCTCGCGTGGATCAAGGTCAACGAGGTGGCGAAGGGCCGTGACGGTCTGCAAAGCCCGATCGTCAAGAACCTGCACGACGAAGCGGTCAAGGCGATCATCGAGCGCACCGGCGCGCAAGACGGCGACATTATTTTCTTCGCGGCGGATCGTGCGAAGGTGGTGAACGACAGCCTGGGCGCGCTGCGTCTGAAAATCGGCCATTCGGAATTCGGCAAGGCCAACGGTCTGGTCGAATCCGGCTGGAAGCCGCTGTGGGTGATCGACTTCCCGATGTTCGAATACGACGAGGAAGACAACCGCTACGTCGCCGCACATCACCCGTTCACGAGCCCGAAAGACGAGCACCTCGAGTATCTGGAAACGGATCCGGCGCGCTGCCTCGCCAAGGCCTACGACATGGTGCTGAACGGCTGGGAAATCGGCGGCGGCTCGGTGCGTATCCACCGTGAAGAAGTGCAGAGCAAGGTGTTCCGTGCGCTGAAGATCGGCGCGGAAGAAGCACAAGCCAAGTTCGGCTTCCTGCTCGACGCGCTGCAGTACGGCGCGCCGCCGCACGGCGGTATCGCATTCGGTCTGGACCGCATCATCACGATGATGGCCGGCGCCGATTCGATCCGCGACGTAATCGCGTTCCCGAAGACGCAACGCGCGCAGTGTCTGCTCACGCAGGCGCCGAGCGAAGTGGACGAGCGCCAGCTGCGCGAGTTGCACATCCGTCTGCGTCAGCCGGAACCGAAGGTCTAAGCCGGGCGAACGCCGGCTGGCTGAAAACCGGCAGCCGGCGTTACGCAGAGAAGCAAACGAAAAAGGCGCGCGTGCGCCTTTTTCGTTTTTTGCGTTACAGTCGCAGCAACCGGTCTCGACCGCTTATTCGACCACTCGCCGACATGTACCGCGCAAGCGTTGCGCCCAGTTTTTACGCCATGCCGAAACCGCCGAAGATCCCGCAATCCGTACTTGTCGTCATCCATACGCCCGCGCTCGACGTGCTGTTGATCCGGCGTGCCGATCACGCGGATTTCTGGCAATCGGTGACCGGCTCGAAAGACCGGCTCGACGAACCGCTTGCCGAAACCGCGGCGCGTGAAGTGGCGGAAGAAACCGGCATCATGATCGGCGGCAGGCTGGTGCCGCCTAGCGCGCTGTTCGACTGGCGGTACTCGATCGAATACGAGATTTACCCCCAGTTCCGGCATCGCTACGCCGAGGGCGTGATCCACAACACCGAGCATTGGTTCAGCCTGGAAGTGCCCGAGCAGCTCGAGGTGACGCTCGCGCCGCGCGAGCACACCGCGTTTCTGTGGCTGCCCTATGAAGAGGCGGCCTCGCGCTGCTTTTCGTCGTCGAATGCCGACGCGATCCTGCAATTGCCGAAACGGCTCGCCGGGCGCCTGAATGGCCGGCCCGAGGAGCGTGCCCGGTGAGCGTCGGCGGCGCGCGCCGTTTCGCGCGACTCCGGCAAGCGCTGCTCGGTCGCCGCTATTGGCAGCGCTACCGCTTCACCAGCGGCAACGAGGTCAAGCTGTTGCGTTCCGGCGACGAGTACTTCGCCGCGCTGATCGAACGCATCGACGCGGCGCAGAGCGACGTGGTTCTCGAAACCTATATCTTCTGTGACGACAGCGCGGGTCGGGCTGTCAGCACGGCCTTGCTGCGTGCAGCCTCGCGCGGCGTGAAGGTGCGGGTGATTACCGACGGCATCGGCACCGAGCGC includes the following:
- the aspS gene encoding aspartate--tRNA ligase, yielding MSMRSEYCGLVTEELLGQPVSLCGWVSRRRDHGGVIFIDLRDREGLVQVVCDPDRAEMFKTAEGVRNEFCLQIKGVVRARPEGTTNASLKSGKIEVLCHELIVLNASITPPFQLDDDNLSETTRLTHRVLDLRRPQMQHNLRLRYRVAIEVRKYLDSLGFIDIETPMLTKSTPEGARDYLVPSRTNPGQFFALPQSPQLFKQLLMVANFDRYYQIVKCFRDEDLRADRQPEFTQIDCETSFLSEQEIRDLFEAMIRHVFKETIGVELAEKFPVMEYSEAMRRFGSDKPDLRVKLEFTDLTDAVKDVDFKVFSTPANTKDGRVAAIRVPKGGELTRGDIDSYTEFVRIYGAKGLAWIKVNEVAKGRDGLQSPIVKNLHDEAVKAIIERTGAQDGDIIFFAADRAKVVNDSLGALRLKIGHSEFGKANGLVESGWKPLWVIDFPMFEYDEEDNRYVAAHHPFTSPKDEHLEYLETDPARCLAKAYDMVLNGWEIGGGSVRIHREEVQSKVFRALKIGAEEAQAKFGFLLDALQYGAPPHGGIAFGLDRIITMMAGADSIRDVIAFPKTQRAQCLLTQAPSEVDERQLRELHIRLRQPEPKV
- the nudB gene encoding dihydroneopterin triphosphate diphosphatase, with translation MPKPPKIPQSVLVVIHTPALDVLLIRRADHADFWQSVTGSKDRLDEPLAETAAREVAEETGIMIGGRLVPPSALFDWRYSIEYEIYPQFRHRYAEGVIHNTEHWFSLEVPEQLEVTLAPREHTAFLWLPYEEAASRCFSSSNADAILQLPKRLAGRLNGRPEERAR